The Gracilibacillus caseinilyticus genome segment GGTAGGAGATCTGAGACAAAGTGACCTAGTTAAAGAAAAAGTTGTTGAGGTTAGTAAAACATCACCTACAACTGCAGTTTCCGAGTTCTTTGTGGAAGGAGAGCTATACTTCAAATTAGTAACAACATATTACTATGTTAATAAGAAATTACAGTTGCTAGTAGCCGAAGCCAAAGACCATAATAATAATACTCTGGAATTCACCGAAAAGTTATGGGAATATGACTCTAAAAGTGGTCTATATAATCATGAAAAACATATAAATAATGAGCTAACTTTTCGAGAATTACAAAAAGAAGGTTATGGTAAACCAAACGATATTGCTGAATTCACAGACGCCAACCGTACTGATGGAGATATAGAAGCACAAGATGACGGTAATGCAGCAGCAGCTTGCTTTCTTGAGAACCCTCCATCTGGTATAGAACCTTGTTGCTTATTCTCAGGAATTACCTATAACTATTGCGGTGCATATTGCGGTGTTAGTCAAAGTGCAGGAGGGGGAAGACCTGTAAATAGCTGTGATTATTGTTGCTATTATCATGATAATTGTCTGTTGACCAATTCTGATCCTTGTCCTTGTCATGAAGACCTTCTCAATTGTTTAGGAAATCATTCTTGTCCGGGTGATACAACAATGGGGATTGGAATTAGGATTAGAGCCACATCGGATGGTTGTTACTTTTAAAAAATAACTTGATTCATTAATTTAGGCCAGAAAGCTTGGACTTTCTGGCCTTTTAGTTTGTACCGCCTCGTCTAATTCATTATTAAAATAAGAATCACTAGCAATGCATTTCTATCCTACAAAAGTTCTTGTATTGTTAAAGAATAATAATGGAAATAAGTTAGCAATAGGAAAGCATTTGAAGTTATCTCCAGCTCTTCCCTTGCTCCGCACTGAACATGCTAGTTTCCCGGCATTCGGCGTCCATCCGTTGGCATACCTTTTAATCTGGTTGGCTTCAGCCTTTGTTCAACCGAATCTACCTGTGTTTCGAACCCTATGACCTGTTAATCATAGCGCACGTAGGAGTATTGACGGGACAGTTTCAGGAAACATGGTTCCATCTTTCCTATCCTCCCTTGTAGAGTTAGCATTCAATTTAAAGAATTTCCTGTATTTCACGTTAGAAACGCTTGTCACAGAACTTGTCGCGCCTGCCCCTTAGTTGAAAAGTGTAACCTGAACGATATGGAAAATTATCCAGTTGGACCACTCATTTGGGACATTAATAAGGCAAAGATGAAAAATGCCCCACTTCCTATTGAGATTATTATTGCTAAAGTCGCAAGAGAATTTCTTTCCATACTTTTAGAAATAGCCATAAAACCAAAAATCAAAGATAGAATGATGGACAATGAAACAAGAAAATAACCGAAATAAGGATGGATTCTTATTATTCCATACATCAATGCAAATAAAAACGGCATTGAAAATATACTTAAAATTAATGACCAGTAGCTTAACCAAGAAAACTTTTTCAAATAAATCACTCCTTAAAATATTTAACTATTCTACAAGTTTGATAACAATCATTCACAATCTCTATAATTGCTAAAGGAAATTAAATCTCTTAAAACAAACAATTTGTAAGTAATTATCAATCGTTCTGCTATAGTTTTGGGTGTGTTTACTATTTTCTTTTTCCTTTCTTCATTGCAAATCGTATACAAAAAACCCTTATACGATCGTGTTTATTATTGTTAGGACTATTTCTTAATAATTAATTAACCCAGGGAACCACACAAATATAAAACACAAAATGAAACATAAACCTAAAATGATCATCGTATACCTTTTTATCTTTTTATCGAGTGAATTAATATTATATTTGTACAAAACAGGTACTAATGCCACACCTATAATAGAAGAAAGCACGATACCAAAACCAATAATGCCATAGGTCATCCCTTCCCAACCATTATCTGTGCTTAGTAACCCATACCCAGTACAAAGGATCGCTAACAAAAAGACGATGACCGGGGGTATAAATAAAAAATTTGTTTTATTGATTTTCAGATAACTGTAAAACAAGACATTTAACCCCAGAAAAAAACCCAACAAAATATAAACGAACAACATATACGTATCCTCCTTATATGAAATAGGAAATAAAATGACTACCAAACAAAAGAACGCCAACGTCAAACACTAAAAAACCTACAAAGATTTTTGGTTTTAAAAAAATAAACGTGAGTAGCAACAGAAAAATAGCGGACGGAAGATAAAATATCGTAATGCTCGCTTGTAACACATCTTCAAATAAAGAAGGATACGTTTCGAAAGAATTTCCATAAACGATATACAAAAGAACACCGATCCTTACAAGTATCGTAAAGACCAATACTCCTATATTTAATTTTCTTAAACTTTTCAAAGGCGTAATATGGGCCTTACTCGAACTGTTATCAATAGTTGGTATTTCGGTTTTTTTAATGTCTGCGCGTAAATGATGGCATTCCTCACAAGTATTCACATGGTCATGAATAATACCTTTTACGTTCTCATCTACCTCTTTCTCCATAAATAGTAATTCTTGAACAAGTGTATGAATTTTTTCTTCATCGTTCATTTTTTCACCTCCATTTTTACCAGTCGCTTTTTGATACGAAATACTTTTGATTTAAGGTTTGGTGTCGTTAAATTGAAAAGGTGTTCCATTTCTAAATAACTATAACCATAATATTCTTTCGCCAATATAATCGCCTTGTCAATCGGATCTAATGTATTCAATAATGTCTCTAATTGATGGTTCACTAATACTTCTTTTTCTGTCGATGTTGGTTCTATAAGTAATTGCTCGATTAATTCTTCATCGTTTAATAAAACGGGTTTCTTTTTTTTGTAATAATCGAGGAATGCATTTTTAGCACATGTGAGCAACCAGCTTCTGGTATACGTCACCTTAAAAATGTTTTCAGGGTTGAACAGAATACGAGTGAATAGATCTTGAAGAATATCTTCAGCCACATTTTCATTTTTGGTCAAACCTATAAGAAAATTCCGTAAAATTGAATAATTTTCATGATAAACTTTTTCAATATAATCGAATGGTTTTTCCCGTCACATAATGAAACCCCTCTATTCTCCCTCTAATAATAAGACGATTAACGCCAAATAACGTTGCAATTTTTTTAAAAACATCCAATATAATTTAAGTATAACAGTTAATTTTTTACATAAAAAATATTTTCTGTTTATTGCATTTTAAATACAAAAAAAAGAGGTATTCGCTTGAATACCTCTTTCCGATCTAACAGTTATTCACATTTCCAAACCAGCCAATTACAGCAGACGCATTGGTTGGATAGGTATCTGTATAATCTATAGCACACCCGACTAAAATCGCATCGCATTCACAATCTCCTTCTCCAAATTCTCTCCAGCAACGATCATGTGCTCGACAGCAGGTATCTTATCCATTAATAGGTGTTCCTCCGCCTAACGATAAACCATCTCCACAATCTGGACCGCAGTGGTTGTAAAACTCTGGAAAATCATATAGACAGAATCCAGCCATAGCCTCTACATCTTCGGACTCGCCTTGAGGTTCCAATGTCTGGTCATCTTCTAAATCAGGTATATCATCCAATGCATCCTTGAATTGATCTTCCAGCCAATGTTTCTCACCATTAATAATAGCCAAACCTTTCAATACGTTTTTGTTATTCTCTTGAACGATGGTTTTACCTGAAACCACGCTATTGGCTTTATCACCCACGATCGCTTTATCATATCGGAGCCTTGTCTTTCCATCCTTCGACTCAAATACTACGAACTGGCCTTTAAGTGTCTCGCTGCTGATCGTTTGTTCAAATTCATAAGCTAAAACTGGATGATTGTACTCAATAGATATCGTTGCTCTTGAATCCATTTCTTGAATCAACCTATTAAATGATTCATTCTTTAACGCCTCATTAATGATTTGACGGTCATCTTCCATATACTTTCCCTTGATTGTATTTTTCATGTTTTTCGTCACTCCTTGAGAATATTTTTTTATTAAATCATGAACACCCACACTTATTAAGAAGAGTTCTATCCATTGAAGGGTAGTATTTAACCTCTCCCTCACAAGTCTCTTCACTTGCGCAACACTCTCTTAATTTCGTGCAATAAATTTCATACTGCGCCTTCACTGCATTCTTTTTTTTCATCCGTTACACTTCACCTCCCTTGCATCCAAAACATAGAGATTTCTCTCTATTGTAAAGGTGACACTCGGATTCGAACCGAGGATGAAGGTTTTGCAGACCTTTGCCTTACCACTTGGCCATGCCAC includes the following:
- a CDS encoding RNA polymerase sigma factor is translated as MTKNENVAEDILQDLFTRILFNPENIFKVTYTRSWLLTCAKNAFLDYYKKKKPVLLNDEELIEQLLIEPTSTEKEVLVNHQLETLLNTLDPIDKAIILAKEYYGYSYLEMEHLFNLTTPNLKSKVFRIKKRLVKMEVKK